The genomic window AAGTGTGACAACGGCAGAGCAACATATCTCGGTCGGTGGGATCGGGCTAAAAGGAGCAACTGCTGCTCTACATGGTATGAGCTGTACCAGCGCGGAGAAAAATGTCCTGCTGCATCCTCCCACTTCCTCCTCGGGCAACattggtggtggaggtggttGTTGCAGGCCCTCTTGCTGCGCTGCAACAATGGTAAGAACGGTTATGGTCATGAGCAGCGTCATTGCCAACCCAACTCTCATAGCTTTCATCATCATGTAAACAGCGATGGTAATGAGATGACGCAACAACGAGATGCTGCTGGTTTATATACCATACCATATAATGAAAGGGGTAACAATGTCATGCCGTTTCACACCTCTCTCCTACCTCACAACCAAATAGCCTCACGATTACTCCGTGTGTGTGTCTCCACTGTCCAGAGCTTTAATCTTCGATCAAACTcacaaaaattataacataTCACCGGTTCCTCCTAGCTACAAATATTAAAcccataataataatattgtgGTCAGTGATTATTCTCACCTACTGTGGGTATCTAAAAACTTGCTTAAAATTCTGATGATTTGCAATAAATTTCGCATCTTTCCCGCTTTAAAAAAGCCCAAACAAAGCCCATTAGAAACCCAAAAAGGAGGGATTGGTTTGTTATTCTCTGTATCTCTCTCCTAGTATTCAGCTCTAACACATAGAGAGGAGTCAGAATATCATCAGCCGCCTCTTTCACTTCAACCCTCCTTAAACCTCATCTCTTTCCTACTCCGCCGCTCTCTCCGTCGTCTCTCCCGTTACTCCATTTCTCTCGACCCCTCCAGGTAATTCCTTTTCAGATCCTCTACTAGACCCTTTACTTATTTTAGTGAATTGGTCTTTCTCCATTTCCATCTATCCCTTACGTATCTGTGACTTTTTCCCCCCTTTTGGATTGTAttcctcatcttcctctgtttccgTCAAATGAATGATCTTTCTGAAATTCAATCACTTTTGTATCGTTTCTGAATCTTTCCTCTAATAGGTGAAAATGGCTGGGAAGTCGAACAAATCGAAGGCCAAGAGAGCGGCTCAGAGCACTACCACCAATTCCACTACTGATGTTAAATCCGATGCTCCTGCTCCTCCTGTTGCTGCTACTGTTCCTGCTACTGCTCCGGTtactgctgctgctgctccGGTTGCTACTGCTGCTGCTCCGGTTACTGCTCCCGATAATGGCACCCTCACTGCTGTTGACTCTGCGGTGCCTGAAGCCAATGAAGTTGCTCCTACGATTCCTAAGGCTGACGAAAGTGAGTCACAAGTTGAAAATAACGATGCCCAACCCAAGCAAGGTTAGCTCTAATGCTTTTATTAGTAAATCACCCAATTTTTTAGTATATCTCAATTTGAAGTGTCAGTGTGGTTTTCTCGTAAGCTAAGTAGATTCATCCACACCCTCTTGTGTATTGCTTTTAAGTGTCTAATTTTTCTGCTTTCACAGGTGAACTCCGTCTTTATCCTGTGTCTGTCAAAACACAAAGTGGGGGTAAAATGGAGCTTcaagtgagtttttttttttttttttttttttttttgctttctcgCTTATATACTATTGGCTAGTCTTAGAAAATCAAATAGTGTTTTAGTTTCGTCAGGGATTTAATACCTGTAGATATTTCTTGTAAAGCATTACCTTTTCCTACTGgtttctcttatatatattggtGTAAATTACTAAATCTGTCCAATGTTTGTGTTTTCAGTTGAACCCTGGAGACTCTGTGATGGATATAAGGCAGTTCCTCCTTGATGCTCCAGAGACGTGCTACTTCACTTGTTATGAGTTGTTACTCCGCAATAAAGATGGAGAGACTCATCATTTGGAAGACTACAATGAGATCTCTGAAGTAGCTGACATCACCATTGGTGGTTGCTCCTTGGAAATGGTTGCAGGTAGCTAAGTCTgtcttttcttcatttttttgggttgaGACTAAAAACAGAAAGTTGACTTGTTATGTTTCTTCCCACAGCATTGTATGATGATAGATCTATCAGAGCGCATGTTCACCGTGCCAGAgatcttttgtctctttcaacACTTCACTCTTCTCTATCAACAACACTTGCCTTGCAGTATGACGCAGCACTGAACAAAGTTCAGAACCCTGGAGGtttcaaatttgaatcattctcttaatattgttttgctttgcTAATATTTTCATGCACTGCGAAGGATTTATTTATGGCCTCTATATTGAAACAGATAAACCAAAGTCTGACGTTCCAGAGCTGGAATGTTTGGGTTTTATGGAAGATGTGCCTGGCTCTCTCAAGAAGTTAATAAATTCTACATCAGAAGAGATCAGATCTGTGGAAAACATTGTGTTCTCATCGTTCAACCCTCCTCCAAGCCACAGAAGGTATTGAGCAACTTATTTTAGCATTTGTAAAGGCATAAATTTACCATTTATGTTGTTTcttatgaatatatttgttgCAGGCTTGTAGGAGatctaatatatttagatGTTGTGACCTTGGAAGGTAACAAGTACTGCATAACAGGcacaaccaaaacattttatgTTAATTCCAGCTCAGGGAATATTCTCGATCCAAGACCAAGTAAATCTGGATTTGAAGCAGCTACGCTGATTGGACTATTACAAAAGCTTAGCTCTAAGTTTAAAAAAGGTGGGAAACAGCTTATACACCATTCTTCTTAAGTCtattctttactctttttatgACGTGATAATCATTCAATCTGTTGATTAGCttctatttttccttttatttgaAGCTTTCCGTGAAGTCATGGAAAAGAAAGCCTCTGCTCATCCGTTTGAAAATGTTCAATCGCTTTTGCCACCACACTCATGGCTAAGAACTTATCCAGTACCCGGTGAGTTTAATTTTAGTAGCATTTGAATTGTCATCCATCTTGCACAGACGTACTTGTTTATTATAGTATACTTGCGTTCTGCACAGTAGTATGGTTTAGTACCTTAACTCTCTCCTTTCGTGGCTATCTCAACTGTTCTTTCAGAGGTCTTTACTCTGTGTTATTCAGTTTTATGCACTGATAATGGTTCTGAGATATTCATATGGCAGCCATAGAAGTAGTGTGGTTGAAGGAGTCCTTGTTTTTAATTGCAGAATATGCAATATATCCTTGAAGTCCCTCTCTAGTGCATTCTCTTTGTGACTGCCTTTTAATGGCCAAGTCATATCTTGCACAATCTcgaataatattttattttattttttattatttatttatttatttatttatttttttatctcgaataatattcattttgatgtttttagtcttaacaaaattttgtaaattaattcTCTTAATAGAATGTGGTCCATTTCGTTGCGTGTTTATTGACTATGTactaattttctgttttatatattgaacGTGTGCTTTGTAGCTACACTTGAATTAGTTTTTCTATTAAATCTAAGCACGGAATGTTGTATCTGGACTCAGATCACAAGCGTGATGCAGCGAGAGCAGAAGAAGCACTTACCATTTCCTATGGTAGTGAGTTAATTGGCATGCAGAGAGATTGGAACGAAGAGTTGCAATCTTGCAGAGAGTTCCCTCACACTTCTCCTCAAGAGAGGTACAAGCGATACCTAACTACAATGATTTCTCGGTAGCATGAAATTTTGAGATTCTGTTCCATTTCAGATTTGTTTCCTTAATTGAAAATTTCCTTCGTTGCAGGATATTACGAGACAGGGCACTTTACAAAGTGTCTTCTGATTTTGTCGATGCAGCACTTAACGGAGCTATTGGAGTAATCAGCCGGTGTATACCACCCATAAACCCAACTGATCCAGAGTGTTTGCACATGTCAGTGTGAATTGTTTGGCCCTTATTTTTGATTCTCCGTGCCAATtcgtttattttattgatCTAGCTAATTGTGTTCATGAAATTTTGGCAGTTTAGTAACTCCCTTTGTGTTTTATAACGTGGACAAATGACAGAGGATCTAGATGTTCACATATTTGTGTTTATGCATTGAGTTTTTCAATTCTGAACACTTGCTATTCTTCCACTGTTGTAGGTATGTGCACAACAAcatctttttcagttttgctGTTGATGCCGACATTGAACAGCTCTCCAAGAAACGTCCATCTAATCAAATGACGGAGAAGGTGTCCTCATCTGAAAAGGTTTCATGCACAGAAGGAACCTGCGATAATGAAGAGCATAACAACTGTAATGAGGCGCCACTTGTTGAGAATGAGCAGGCTACGTATGCCTCTGCAAACAATGATTTGAAAGGCACAAAATTATATCAAGAAGCTGATGTCCCAGGGCTATATAATCTGGCAATGGCCATTATTGATTACAGAGGCCATAGGGTTGTTGCTCAGGTTTGTTCAAATACTGGAACTTCCAAGTCCTTATTCTTGAGATTGTCTGTGTCTTGCTTGTGTTCATTTTAATAGTATCTTTGCAATGTGTTTTAGAGTGTTCTACCGGGAATCCTTCAAGGGGATAAATCAGATGCGCTTTTGTACGGTTCAGTCGACAATGGCAAGAAAATATGCTGGAATGAAGATTTTCATGCTAAGGTAAATGAATATAGTCTCTTGCTGTTGGATACCGTAGGCATTAATGTGAAAATTCTAGTAGTAATCTATCTGtacaatattaatattaatatttatctGTATACTATTATAAGACTGCACGTGTCCTAGCAGAAATATTTGATCCTGATTAATTCCTTCTTCAGGTGCTAGAGGCCGCAAAGCTTCTTCACATTAAGGAACATTCTGTTATCGATGCATCCGAAACTGTCTTTAAGTTGGCTGCACCAGTAGAGTGCAAAGGGATTGTTGGGAGTGATAACAGGCATTATCTCTTGGACTTGATGAGAGTGACACCTCGTGATGCCAATTATACGGGCCCAGAGTCACGCTTTTGTGTCCTAAGACCAGAACTGATCACATCATTTTGCCAGgtacatattttctttattatttagaAAAGTATGCTCTTGAGTTCCATTGACAACTTATTTTCATCATGAAGGCCGAATCattggaaaaatcaaaatttaaaaccaaggCTGATGAAGGGGGCGATGATTCTTCTAATGTTAGTGCTGATACTTCTAAAGTTGGTGATGCATTGATCGATGGAGAGGCAAATGGGGCTTCAAATTCTGATCAGGTATATGTTTCACTTTTTGATCCGGATAGATATGTGCATTAAGCATATGTAGTACTGATTGACGTTTCTATTTCAACTGGGATTTGTATGAATATTTAGGAATTTACATCTGCTTGATATACCCTGCTTTTTGTGTTCAATGGCTGCTATTAGTTTATGTGGATGCTGTGTCTCACTATCAGATTTTATAGACGTAGAATGTTTGTCAAATGAAAAGGCAGACTGACAAAAACCAAATAGGATATGGACCCTGTAACAATGATGGAAATAACAATTTTACTTGTACATTAGTAGATCTCTACTAAATTAATCAATTGGACTGGGTCTTGCTTGTTCATTCCTctattgtttttgctttgagATTCTTTTTCCCATCATTGCTTTCGACTGAATGGATAGAAATGTCTGATAACAGTTGTATCTGAAAAAAACTGTAACTGCTGATATCTGCGTTTTCTTTACAGAAATCTATTTCAGACAAGCAAAATACCACTGCCGAAGATTATGCAGCCGGGTCTTCTGAAAGTTCCAAATCATGTGATCAAATAGCATTTAACCCCAATGTCTTCACTGACTTCACATTAGGTGGCAATCAAGAGGTAGGTTATGTTGCTTATAGGTTATATGTTTTAAGATCAtctcttaaaatttatttaactGATTGGATGAATCCTTTTTGGGTTAAACAGGAGATAGCTGCTGATGAAGAAAATGTGAAGAAAGTTAGCTCATACCTTGTGGATGTGGTCCTTCCAAAGTTTATAGAAGATCTTTGCACTCTCGAAGTTTCTCCAATGGATGGTCAGACTTTGACAGAAGCACTCCATGCTCATGGTGTTAATGTTCGTTACATTGGAAGAGTAAGTTTGTCAGCTGTCGTTATCATTTTGTTAGCTATCTCTATGTTTGAGTTTATTAACAGTAGATTTGCTCGACCAGGTTGCTAATGGGGTGAAGCATTTGCCTCATTTGTGGGACCTTTGTCTGAATGAGATTACTGTAAGATCCGCAAAGCACATTTTGAAGGTAATTTTGACTGTTGTAAAAGCATGCCACAACAAGAGTTAGGGTATCTGTGGACACGCTTGTAATAGGTTATAATGTTATTTCTATGTTCTTACGTCGTTGTGCAGGACATTCTAAGAGATATAGAGGATCACGATATTGGATCAGCAGTCTCACATTTCCTCAATTGTTTCTTTGGAAACTATCAAACTGCTGGGGGAAAAGCTAGCGCCAACAGCTCTACtgccaaaaatcaaaagaaggtTGTCGTGTACTATCAGAGTTTGTTTATTATAATTCCATGTTTGATAATCTTTAATTAGGATATTACAGTTCTTTGGAGCCGTCTAGAAAAGTTTCTGATGAAACAAGTcatgctttttcttttattagtttaagGTGTGAAACTAAACCTTTAATTTGGATAGGATCAACCCATCACCAAGAAGGGTCAAGGAAGAGGGAAGGGAAAAGCTTCttcaaagaaaagtttttCATCGTATATGATGGTTGACTCCAACATTCTATGGTCTGACATTCAGGAATTTGCCAAAGCGAAATATGAGGTAAACTGTAGTCATTATTAAGCTAAGCATATTTATTTCTAAGCCAGTTAAATGTTTATTACTATAAGCACCTAAAGCTAATGAGAGCCTATTTTCAGTTTGAGTTGCCCGAGCTATCAAGAACTACCGCTAAAAAAGTATCTGTTCTTCGTAATCTTTGCCAAAAGGTAAATAATTATAGACACATTTTCATTCAGAATTTATTTACCAGGGAATCCTGATTATGTCAGTTCATAATTGTTATTAATCACTTCATTTCCCTGTTAACAGGTTGGTGTCAGTATTGCTGCTCGCAAATACGACTTCAGTGCAAACACGCCTTTTGAGACGTCAGATATTTTGGATCTTCGGCCCGTAATTAAGCACTCCGTCCCTGTATGCTCTGAGGCTAAAGATCTTGTTGAGATGGGGAAGGTCCAACTGGCTGAGGTACCTTTTGTTATTTCACACTAGCTAACTTTTGCTTGCTAATTTTTGCCAATATGTTTGTACTGGATAAGATCAGGAGAACCTTATTGTGATATGGATTGGCATTCAACTCTTCAATAAGCATCTCGTTTTAGTTTGCGAAAGTTGCATTATGAATGGTtcttggtttagttttttatGTATGAAAATGATTAAACTTTTGTAGGGCATGCTTAGTGAATCCTACACGTTCTTTTCAGAGGCATTTTCGATACTTCAACAGGTAAGTAATCTGTATACGCATCTCGTCCtgtcaaaataatttaacacCGAAGTAGCTCATCATATTCTGATTTTAGGTGACTGGTCCAATGCACAGGGAAGTTGCAAACTGCTGCAGGTATGCGTCCGactgattttttgtttttctggaAAAATATCCATGGGCTTTCGTTTTAGTTGCCTTAAGTTTTTTGTCGTCTTTTGCTTTTCAGGTACCTGGCTATGGTTTTGTACCATGCAGGAGATATGGCTGGGGCCATAATGCAGCAACACAAGGAACTCATTATTAATGAGCGATGCCTTGGTTTGGACCATCCTGATACTGCCCATAGGTATCaactatctttcttttatattaatgtaCTGTGATATTGTACTCTCAGCTATTGACTTGCTTCAAATGTTTTGATACTGCAGCTATGGCAATATGGCTCTTTTCTACCATGGACTGAATCAGACAGAACTTGCTCTACAAAACATGGGTCGAGCCTTGCTTCTACTTGGCCTTTCATCTGGCCCTGACCATCCAGATGTTGCAGCTACATTTATAAATGTTGCCATGATGTATCAAGACATGGGCAAAATGGACACAGCTCTACGTTATCTTCAAGAggctttgaagaaaaatgagagaCTTCTTGGTC from Arabidopsis thaliana chromosome 3, partial sequence includes these protein-coding regions:
- the NOXY38 gene encoding tetratricopeptide repeat (TPR)-containing protein (tetratricopeptide repeat (TPR)-containing protein; FUNCTIONS IN: binding; INVOLVED IN: biological_process unknown; EXPRESSED IN: 23 plant structures; EXPRESSED DURING: 13 growth stages; CONTAINS InterPro DOMAIN/s: Tetratricopeptide-like helical (InterPro:IPR011990), Tetratricopeptide repeat-containing (InterPro:IPR013026), Tetratricopeptide repeat (InterPro:IPR019734); BEST Arabidopsis thaliana protein match is: Tetratricopeptide repeat (TPR)-like superfamily protein (TAIR:AT4G28080.1).), producing the protein MAGKSNKSKAKRAAQSTTTNSTTDVKSDAPAPPVAATVPATAPVTAAAAPVATAAAPVTAPDNGTLTAVDSAVPEANEVAPTIPKADESESQVENNDAQPKQGELRLYPVSVKTQSGGKMELQLNPGDSVMDIRQFLLDAPETCYFTCYELLLRNKDGETHHLEDYNEISEVADITIGGCSLEMVAALYDDRSIRAHVHRARDLLSLSTLHSSLSTTLALQYDAALNKVQNPGDKPKSDVPELECLGFMEDVPGSLKKLINSTSEEIRSVENIVFSSFNPPPSHRRLVGDLIYLDVVTLEGNKYCITGTTKTFYVNSSSGNILDPRPSKSGFEAATLIGLLQKLSSKFKKAFREVMEKKASAHPFENVQSLLPPHSWLRTYPVPDHKRDAARAEEALTISYGSELIGMQRDWNEELQSCREFPHTSPQERFVSLIENFLRCRILRDRALYKVSSDFVDAALNGAIGVISRCIPPINPTDPECLHMYVHNNIFFSFAVDADIEQLSKKRPSNQMTEKVSSSEKVSCTEGTCDNEEHNNCNEAPLVENEQATYASANNDLKGTKLYQEADVPGLYNLAMAIIDYRGHRVVAQSVLPGILQGDKSDALLYGSVDNGKKICWNEDFHAKVLEAAKLLHIKEHSVIDASETVFKLAAPVECKGIVGSDNRHYLLDLMRVTPRDANYTGPESRFCVLRPELITSFCQAESLEKSKFKTKADEGGDDSSNVSADTSKVGDALIDGEANGASNSDQKSISDKQNTTAEDYAAGSSESSKSCDQIAFNPNVFTDFTLGGNQEEIAADEENVKKVSSYLVDVVLPKFIEDLCTLEVSPMDGQTLTEALHAHGVNVRYIGRVANGVKHLPHLWDLCLNEITVRSAKHILKDILRDIEDHDIGSAVSHFLNCFFGNYQTAGGKASANSSTAKNQKKFFGADQPITKKGQGRGKGKASSKKSFSSYMMVDSNILWSDIQEFAKAKYEFELPELSRTTAKKVSVLRNLCQKVGVSIAARKYDFSANTPFETSDILDLRPVIKHSVPVCSEAKDLVEMGKVQLAEGMLSESYTFFSEAFSILQQVTGPMHREVANCCRYLAMVLYHAGDMAGAIMQQHKELIINERCLGLDHPDTAHSYGNMALFYHGLNQTELALQNMGRALLLLGLSSGPDHPDVAATFINVAMMYQDMGKMDTALRYLQEALKKNERLLGPEHIQTAVCYHALAIAFNCMGAFKLSHQHEKKTYDILVKQLGDDDSRTRDSLNWMKTFKMRELQMTAQKQKGQAANAANTQKAIDLLKAHPDLIHAFQNAAATGRTNALNSAVLGETQPRGRGFDERAARAAAEVRKKAAAKGLLVRPQGGVPVQAMPPLSQLQNMINTATVSSEKGGENGEAKVQEKKESSENGKTENLAPAGLGAGLTSLDKKKQKAKK
- the NOXY38 gene encoding tetratricopeptide repeat (TPR)-containing protein (tetratricopeptide repeat (TPR)-containing protein; FUNCTIONS IN: binding; INVOLVED IN: biological_process unknown; LOCATED IN: plasma membrane, chloroplast; EXPRESSED IN: 23 plant structures; EXPRESSED DURING: 13 growth stages; CONTAINS InterPro DOMAIN/s: Tetratricopeptide-like helical (InterPro:IPR011990), Tetratricopeptide repeat-containing (InterPro:IPR013026), Tetratricopeptide repeat (InterPro:IPR019734); BEST Arabidopsis thaliana protein match is: Tetratricopeptide repeat (TPR)-like superfamily protein (TAIR:AT1G01320.2); Has 11101 Blast hits to 3590 proteins in 410 species: Archae - 113; Bacteria - 3115; Metazoa - 4880; Fungi - 1415; Plants - 408; Viruses - 9; Other Eukaryotes - 1161 (source: NCBI BLink).); amino-acid sequence: MAGKSNKSKAKRAAQSTTTNSTTDVKSDAPAPPVAATVPATAPVTAAAAPVATAAAPVTAPDNGTLTAVDSAVPEANEVAPTIPKADESESQVENNDAQPKQGELRLYPVSVKTQSGGKMELQLNPGDSVMDIRQFLLDAPETCYFTCYELLLRNKDGETHHLEDYNEISEVADITIGGCSLEMVAALYDDRSIRAHVHRARDLLSLSTLHSSLSTTLALQYDAALNKVQNPGDKPKSDVPELECLGFMEDVPGSLKKLINSTSEEIRSVENIVFSSFNPPPSHRRLVGDLIYLDVVTLEGNKYCITGTTKTFYVNSSSGNILDPRPSKSGFEAATLIGLLQKLSSKFKKAFREVMEKKASAHPFENVQSLLPPHSWLRTYPVPDHKRDAARAEEALTISYGSELIGMQRDWNEELQSCREFPHTSPQERILRDRALYKVSSDFVDAALNGAIGVISRCIPPINPTDPECLHMYVHNNIFFSFAVDADIEQLSKKRPSNQMTEKVSSSEKVSCTEGTCDNEEHNNCNEAPLVENEQATYASANNDLKGTKLYQEADVPGLYNLAMAIIDYRGHRVVAQSVLPGILQGDKSDALLYGSVDNGKKICWNEDFHAKVLEAAKLLHIKEHSVIDASETVFKLAAPVECKGIVGSDNRHYLLDLMRVTPRDANYTGPESRFCVLRPELITSFCQAESLEKSKFKTKADEGGDDSSNVSADTSKVGDALIDGEANGASNSDQKSISDKQNTTAEDYAAGSSESSKSCDQIAFNPNVFTDFTLGGNQEEIAADEENVKKVSSYLVDVVLPKFIEDLCTLEVSPMDGQTLTEALHAHGVNVRYIGRVANGVKHLPHLWDLCLNEITVRSAKHILKDILRDIEDHDIGSAVSHFLNCFFGNYQTAGGKASANSSTAKNQKKDQPITKKGQGRGKGKASSKKSFSSYMMVDSNILWSDIQEFAKAKYEFELPELSRTTAKKVSVLRNLCQKVGVSIAARKYDFSANTPFETSDILDLRPVIKHSVPVCSEAKDLVEMGKVQLAEGMLSESYTFFSEAFSILQQVTGPMHREVANCCRYLAMVLYHAGDMAGAIMQQHKELIINERCLGLDHPDTAHSYGNMALFYHGLNQTELALQNMGRALLLLGLSSGPDHPDVAATFINVAMMYQDMGKMDTALRYLQEALKKNERLLGPEHIQTAVCYHALAIAFNCMGAFKLSHQHEKKTYDILVKQLGDDDSRTRDSLNWMKTFKMRELQMTAQKQKGQAANAANTQKAIDLLKAHPDLIHAFQNAAATGRTNALNSAVLGETQPRGRGFDERAARAAAEVRKKAAAKGLLVRPQGGVPVQAMPPLSQLQNMINTATVSSEKGGENGEAKVQEKKESSENGKTENLAPAGLGAGLTSLDKKKQKAKK
- the NOXY38 gene encoding tetratricopeptide repeat (TPR)-containing protein (tetratricopeptide repeat (TPR)-containing protein; FUNCTIONS IN: binding; INVOLVED IN: biological_process unknown; EXPRESSED IN: 23 plant structures; EXPRESSED DURING: 13 growth stages; CONTAINS InterPro DOMAIN/s: Tetratricopeptide-like helical (InterPro:IPR011990), Tetratricopeptide repeat-containing (InterPro:IPR013026), Tetratricopeptide repeat (InterPro:IPR019734); BEST Arabidopsis thaliana protein match is: Tetratricopeptide repeat (TPR)-like superfamily protein (TAIR:AT4G28080.1).), which gives rise to MAGKSNKSKAKRAAQSTTTNSTTDVKSDAPAPPVAATVPATAPVTAAAAPVATAAAPVTAPDNGTLTAVDSAVPEANEVAPTIPKADESESQVENNDAQPKQGELRLYPVSVKTQSGGKMELQLNPGDSVMDIRQFLLDAPETCYFTCYELLLRNKDGETHHLEDYNEISEVADITIGGCSLEMVAALYDDRSIRAHVHRARDLLSLSTLHSSLSTTLALQYDAALNKVQNPGDKPKSDVPELECLGFMEDVPGSLKKLINSTSEEIRSVENIVFSSFNPPPSHRRLVGDLIYLDVVTLEGNKYCITGTTKTFYVNSSSGNILDPRPSKSGFEAATLIGLLQKLSSKFKKAFREVMEKKASAHPFENVQSLLPPHSWLRTYPVPDHKRDAARAEEALTISYGSELIGMQRDWNEELQSCREFPHTSPQERFVSLIENFLRCRILRDRALYKVSSDFVDAALNGAIGVISRCIPPINPTDPECLHMYVHNNIFFSFAVDADIEQLSKKRPSNQMTEKVSSSEKVSCTEGTCDNEEHNNCNEAPLVENEQATYASANNDLKGTKLYQEADVPGLYNLAMAIIDYRGHRVVAQSVLPGILQGDKSDALLYGSVDNGKKICWNEDFHAKVLEAAKLLHIKEHSVIDASETVFKLAAPVECKGIVGSDNRHYLLDLMRVTPRDANYTGPESRFCVLRPELITSFCQAESLEKSKFKTKADEGGDDSSNVSADTSKVGDALIDGEANGASNSDQKSISDKQNTTAEDYAAGSSESSKSCDQIAFNPNVFTDFTLGGNQEEIAADEENVKKVSSYLVDVVLPKFIEDLCTLEVSPMDGQTLTEALHAHGVNVRYIGRVANGVKHLPHLWDLCLNEITVRSAKHILKDILRDIEDHDIGSAVSHFLNCFFGNYQTAGGKASANSSTAKNQKKFFGADQPITKKGQGRGKGKASSKKSFSSYMMVDSNILWSDIQEFAKAKYEVGVSIAARKYDFSANTPFETSDILDLRPVIKHSVPVCSEAKDLVEMGKVQLAEGMLSESYTFFSEAFSILQQVTGPMHREVANCCRYLAMVLYHAGDMAGAIMQQHKELIINERCLGLDHPDTAHSYGNMALFYHGLNQTELALQNMGRALLLLGLSSGPDHPDVAATFINVAMMYQDMGKMDTALRYLQEALKKNERLLGPEHIQTAVCYHALAIAFNCMGAFKLSHQHEKKTYDILVKQLGDDDSRTRDSLNWMKTFKMRELQMTAQKQKGQAANAANTQKAIDLLKAHPDLIHAFQNAAATGRTNALNSAVLGETQPRGRGFDERAARAAAEVRKKAAAKGLLVRPQGGVPVQAMPPLSQLQNMINTATVSSEKGGENGEAKVQEKKESSENGKTENLAPAGLGAGLTSLDKKKQKAKK